The Sesamum indicum cultivar Zhongzhi No. 13 linkage group LG2, S_indicum_v1.0, whole genome shotgun sequence genome contains a region encoding:
- the LOC105178435 gene encoding splicing factor 3B subunit 3-like, whose amino-acid sequence MYLYSLTLQQATGILCAINGSFSGGKSQEIVVARGKVLDLLRPDENGKLQSLLSVEIFGAIRSLAQFRLTGAQKDYIVVGSDSGRIVILEYNKEKNTFDKIHQETFGKSGCRRIVPGQYLAIDPKGRAVMIGACEKQKLVYVLNRDTAARLTISSPLEAHKSHTLVYSICGVDCGFDNPIFAAIELDYSEADQDPTGQAANEAQKHLTFYELDLGLNHVSRKWSEQVDNGANLLVTVPGGGDGPSGVLVCAENFVIYKNQGHPDVRAVIPRREDLPAERGVLIVSAAMHKQKSMFFFLLQTEYGDIFKVTLEHENDRVKELKIKYFDTIPVTSSLCVLKSGFLFAASEFGNHALYQFQAIGGDPDVEASSATLMETEEGFQPVFFQPRKLKNLVRIDQVESLMPIMDMKVINLFEEETPQVFSLCGRGPRSSLRILRPGLAISEMAVSQLPGVPSAVWTVKKNVNDEFDAYIVVSFANATLVLSIGETVEEVSDSGFLDTTPSLAVSLIGDDSLMQVHPSGIRHIREDGRINEWRTPGKRTIVKVGSNRLQVVIALSGGELIYFEVDMTGQLMEVEKHEMSGDIACLDIAPVPEGRQRSRFLAVGSYDNTIRILSLDPDDCMQVLSLQSVSSPPESLLFLEVQASIGGEDGADHPASLFLNAGLQNGVLFRTVVDMVTGQLSDARSRFLGLRAPKLFSVIVRGRRAMLCLSSRPWLGYIHQGHFLLTPLSYETLEYAASFSSDQCAEGVVAVAGDALRVFTIERLGESFNETAVPLRYTPRKFVLQPKRKLLVIIESDQGAFTAEEREAAKKESFEAAGVGENGNTEQMENGEDEENSDPLSDEQYGYPKAESGRWVSCIRVLDPRTTQTTCLLELQDNEAAFSMCTVNFHDKEYGTLLAVGTAKGLQFWPKRSFEAGYIHIYRFREEGKVLELLHKTQVEGVPLALSQFQGRLLAGIGSVLRLYDLGKRRLLRKCENKLFPNTITSIHTYRDRIYVGDMQESFHYCKYRRDENQLYIFADDTVPRWLTAAQHIDFDTMAGADKFGNVYFVRLPQDVSDEIEEDPTGGKIKWEQGKLNGAPNKVEEIVQFHVGDVVTCLQKASLIPGGGECIIYGTVMGSLGALLPFTSRDDVDFFSHLEMHMRQEHPPLCGRDHMAYRSAYFPVKDVIDGDLCEQFPTLPMDMQRKIADELDRTPAEILKKLEEIRNKII is encoded by the exons ATGTACCTCTACAGTCTGACCCTTCAGCAAGCCACCGGCATCCTTTGCGCCATCAATGGCAGCTTCTCCGGCGGAAAGTCTCAAGAGATTGTGGTGGCGCGGGGCAAGGTCCTCGACCTCCTTCGCCCCGACGAGAATGGTAAGCTCCAGTCCCTCCTCTCTGTTGAAATCTTTGGCGCTATTCGTTCTTTAGCTCAATTTCGGCTTACGGGTGCGCAAAAGGATTACATTGTTGTGGGTTCGGATTCCGGACGGATTGTAATCCTTGAatacaataaagaaaagaatacgTTTGATAAGATTCATCAGGAAACGTTTGGGAAATCTGGATGTCGTAGGATAGTACCCGGGCAGTACTTGGCTATTGACCCTAAGGGTAGAGCTGTGATGATTGGTGCTTGCGAGAAGCAGAAGCTTGTTTATGTTTTGAATAGGGATACTGCAGCTAGGTTAACTATTTCGTCGCCTCTAGAGGCACATAAGAGCCACACACTCGTCTATTCGATTTGCGGGGTGGATTGTGGGTTTGATAACCCGATATTTGCGGCCATAGAGTTGGATTATTCTGAGGCTGACCAGGATCCCACTGGTCAGGCTGCTAATGAGGCACAGAAGCATTTGACCTTCTATGAGTTGGATCTAGGGCTTAACCACGTGTCGAGGAAATGGTCTGAACAGGTTGACAATGGTGCTAATTTGCTTGTTACTGTGCCTGGTGGTGGGGACGGACCTAGTGGTGTGCTTGTGTGCGCAGagaattttgttatatataagaatCAGGGACATCCAGATGTCAGGGCGGTTATTCCGAGACGCGAGGACTTGCCGGCAGAGCGTGGGGTCTTGATTGTCTCAGCTGCCATGCATAAGCAGAAATCCatgtttttcttcctcttgCAGACCGAGTACGGGGATATTTTCAAAGTGACACTGGAACATGAGAATGATAGAGTGAAAGAGTTGAAGATAAAGTATTTTGATACTATTCCCGTGACGTCATCCTTGTGTGTTTTGAAGTCTGGTTTTCTGTTTGCTGCATCGGAGTTTGGCAACCATGCCTTGTATCAATTTCAGGCTATTGGAGGTGATCCAGATGTGGAGGCCTCGTCCGCTACGCTAATGGAAACAGAGGAAGGTTTTCAACCAGTGTTTTTCCAACCGAGGAAGCTGAAGAATCTAGTGAGGATTGATCAAGTTGAGAGCTTAATGCCTATTATGGATATGAAAGTTATAAATCTCTTTGAGGAAGAAACCCCTCAGGTATTTTCACTTTGTGGGCGGGGACCTCGTTCATCTCTGCGGATATTGCGACCGGGTTTGGCTATTAGTGAAATGGCAGTTTCACAGTTACCTGGCGTTCCGAGTGCTGTCTGGACTGTGAAAAAGAATgtaaatgatgaatttgatgCTTATATTGTTGTGTCTTTTGCAAATGCCACTCTCGTACTTTCCATTGGTGAGACTGTTGAAGAAGTTAGTGATAGTGGATTTCTTGACACAACACCTTCGCTTGCTGTTTCTTTGATTGGGGATGACTCTCTGATGCAAGTCCATCCAAGCGGTATTAGGCATATCAGAGAAGATGGCCGCATCAATGAGTGGAGAACCCCAGGAAAGAGGACCATTGTTAAGGTTGGGTCCAATAGACTTCAGGTTGTCATTGCTCTGAGTGGGGGGGagcttatatattttgaagttgATATGACTGGGCAGCTGATGGAGGTTGAGAAGCATGAAATGTCTGGAGATATTGCTTGTTTGGATATTGCCCCTGTCCCAGAAGGAAGACAGAGGTCACGCTTCCTAGCTGTTGGATCTTATGACAATACCATCCGCATCTTATCTTTGGATCCCGATGACTGTATGCAGGTTCTGAGTCTGCAAAGTGTTTCATCTCCCCCGGAGTCTCTCCTCTTTCTTGAAGTTCAGGCTTCTATAGGAGGGGAGGATGGAGCAGACCATCCAGCTAGCCTCTTTCTGAATGCTGGTCTGCAAAATGGGGTTCTATTCAGGACAGTGGTGGATATGGTCACCGGGCAGCTTTCAGATGCTCGCTCTCGGTTCTTAGGACTCAGAGCCCCTAAACTCTTTTCTGTCATTGTGAGAGGACGGCGAGCCATGCTTTGCTTGTCCAGTAGACCTTGGCTTGGCTACATACACCAAGGGCACTTCCTCCTGACACCGTTGTCATATGAGACTCTTGAATATGCAGCTTCTTTTTCCTCAGATCAGTGTGCAGAAGGTGTTGTTGCTGTTGCTGGGGACGCATTAAGAGTTTTCACTATTGAGAGACTGGGAGAATCATTTAATGAAACTGCTGTACCTTTGAGGTATACCCCGAGAAAGTTTGTACTTCAGCCCAAGAGGAAGCTGTTGGTTATAATTGAAAGTGATCAGGGAGCATTCACTGCAGAAGAGCGTGAAGCTGCAAAAAAGGAGTCATTTGAGGCTGCTGGAGTGGGAGAAAATGGAAACACGGAGCAGATGGAGAATGGTGAGGATGAGGAAAACAGTGATCCCCTTTCTGATGAGCAATATGGTTATCCTAAGGCAGAGTCTGGAAGGTGGGTGTCTTGCATCAGAGTTCTTGACCCAAGGACAACTCAGACGACCTGTTTACTGGAGCTTCAGGATAATGAAGCTGCATTCAGTATGTGCACTGTAAACTTCCATGATAAGGAGTATGGAACTCTTTTAGCTGTGGGTACAGCGAAGGGCCTACAGTTTTGGCCCAAGAGATCCTTTGAGGCTggatatattcatatatataggtTCAGGGAAGAGGGGAAGGTCCTTGAACTTTTGCACAAAACACAAGTGGAAGGTGTCCCCCTCGCTTTGTCCCAGTTTCAAGGTAGATTGCTGGCTGGTATAGGATCTGTGCTTAGATTGTATGATTTGGGAAAAAGGAGACTGCTTAGAAAATGTGAGAATAAGCTGTTCCCTAATACAATCACTTCTATCCACACCTATCGAGATCGGATTTATGTTGGTGACATGCAAGAG TCATTCCACTATTGCAAGTATAGACGAGATGAAAACCAGCTGTACATATTTGCTGATGACACTGTTCCGAGATGGCTTACTGCAGCACAACATATAGATTTTGACACCATGGCAGGTGCAGACAAATTTGGAAATGTTTACTTTGTGCGATTGCCACAGGATGTGTCAGATGAGATTGAAGAAGATCCAACAGGTGGTAAGATAAAGTGGGAGCAGGGGAAGCTGAATGGTGCCCCCAACAAAGTAGAGGAAATAGTCCAATTCCATGTTGGCGATGTGGTCACCTGCTTGCAGAAGGCATCTCTGATTCCAGGTGGTGGAGAATGCATTATATATGGGACTGTAATGGGGAGTTTGGGAGCATTGCTTCCATTCACATCACGTGATGATGTTGATTTCTTCTCTCATTTGGAGATGCACATGCGACAGGAACACCCACCATTATGTGGCAGAGATCACATGGCTTACAGATCCGCCTACTTCCCGGTGAAG GATGTGATAGATGGAGATCTGTGTGAACAGTTCCCTACCTTGCCAATGGATATGCAACGTAAAATTGCAGATGAGCTTGATAGAACACCAGCTGAGATTTTGAAAAAGCTGGAAGAAATcagaaacaaaatcatttgA
- the LOC105178439 gene encoding peptidyl-prolyl cis-trans isomerase FKBP18, chloroplastic — MASLRTVEKCTPKIPQSCSKPTTQTKRKIASLPLPISRRSAILISVLPLSLTALPQTLLARERRNRKTIPLEDYLTSTDGLKYYDLVEGKGPAAEKGSTVQVHFDCIYRGITAVSSRESKLLAGNRIIAQPYEFQVGAIPGKERKREFVDNPNGLFSAQAAPKPPKAMYTITEGMRVGGKRTVIIPPEAGYGPKGMNEIPPGAEFELNIELLQVIPPEGK; from the exons ATGGCTTCCTTAAGAACCGTTGAGAAATGTACACCAAAAATTCCTCAATCTTGTTCGAAGCCCACAACCCAAACAAAGCGAAAGATCGCGTCTTTGCCACTGCCCATTTCGAGAAGGTCTGCAATTCTCATCTCTGTTCTGCCCTTAAGCCTTACTGCGCTTCCCCAAACATTGCTGGCTAGAGAAAGGCGGAACAGGAAGACCATCCCACTTGAGGACTATCTCACAAGCA CCGATGGGCTTAAGTATTATGATCTTGTTGAAGGGAAGGGTCCAGCTGCTGAAAAGGGATCAACTGTGCAG GTGCACTTTGACTGTATATATCGTGGTATTACAGCGGTGTCAAGTCGAGAATCTAAACTCTTGGCAGGAAATAGAATCATTGCTCAG CCTTATGAATTCCAAGTTGGAGCTATACCAGGAAAAGAGCGAAAGCGTGAGTTTGTAGACAATCCGAACGGCTTGTTCTCTGCACAGGCTGCACCAAAACCTCCAAAAGCTATGTACACCATAACTGAGGGGATGAGAGTTGGTGGGAAG AGGACTGTGATTATTCCTCCAGAGGCCGGGTACGGCCCTAAAGGAATGAATGAAATACCG CCAGGTGCCGAGTTTGAACTAAACATCGAACTTTTGCAAGTAATTCCACCTGAAGGCAAGTGA